One segment of Purpureocillium takamizusanense chromosome 7, complete sequence DNA contains the following:
- the POL1 gene encoding DNA-directed DNA polymerase (EggNog:ENOG503NY8S~COG:L~BUSCO:EOG09260375) codes for MPKVNYRAKLAELAALRQSGKKAFDSYQVEDTDALYDEVDEAGYKKIVRDRLNEDDFVVDDNGEGYADDGREEWDRVRQYDSDSETDQLPARGRPSKASKKSRDDDLAKRDANDRNISEYFTKGAGKLQPKPRVAKTKADTDFLAGLLDEVDANIPPPEPRQTKPERSGDRRKSRALSPVAEPTLKKQKRLDTRLPSSPLPPNLNDDDGFMPSMDDEPMSTDNVPMSDPAPSSPAAKVAERKAQLKQEPQDDDDEDMMEVAHAGAVKSASVNMAGARPVKKLLKPEPYPSPASSSPSKAAADVVDSSSWNDLTEKLNVVSSSPTDTRGIGKIDHNDAIEADGSLNFFWTDYTEINGSLCLFGKVLNKKTRSYVSCFVKVDNILRKLYFLPRQSRLKNGQDTGEEVGMMDVYEEVDALMTKMRVDMYKIKQCTRKYAFEMPGIPKEAQYMKLLYGYTKPEIQSNQSGETFSHVFGTNTALFEQFVLWKNIMGPCWLKIQDADFGAIKNASHCKLEVLAEHPNMVSTISDSDNLDAPPLTLMSIALRTAFNAKENKQEILAISARIYDKVLLSDTTPAEKMPCRTFTAIRPHGQGFPLGFEQLALKRNRGLIKLQKTESDILSFFLAQVDVADPDVILGHQLEGVDYSVLLNRLHERKINQWSRLGRFRRTQWPASITKVGGNVFAERQIMAGRLLCDLANDAGRSAMYKCQTWSLTEMCSLYLPGDNRRRDIDNEVALRTWAKEKQGLMDYVTHMEADTHYIAALALGVQLLPLTKVLTNLAGNSWARTLTGTRAERNEFILLHEFHRNKYICPDKQTFRGRQKVEEENRDEDGGEGKKKDKYKGGLVFEPEKGLYDKFVLVMDFNSLYPSIIQEFNICFTTVDRTASVGDDDAVPEVPVNQEQGILPRLIATLVGRRRQVKSLMKDKGATPEQLATWDIKQLALKLTANSMYGCLGYTKSRFYARPLAVLTTYKGREILRSTKELAESKSLQVIYGDTDSVMINANVDSIADAFKVGNEFKKAVNDQYRLLEIDIDNVFRRILLQAKKKYAAINLVEKDGKYIEKMEVKGLDMRRREYCALSKEISKHLLDEILSGDEAEVAVARIHDYLRDIASKMREQVIPTPKYIIYTQLGKAPGDYPNADSMPQVQVALRDIARGKTVRKGDVVSYIITGDPQSSEPAPKRAYSPADLKSDSTLQPDVEWYLGKQIFPPVERLCANIVGTSTSQLAEQLGLDIRRYSSNQTHNGGTSNDMEIHPLESQIPDEVRFSDCSRLALRCRKCKTSSTFEGLVTSPDRVSASGLVCAACGSVIPPLSIVAQVEHAIRTQTSRYYEGWLVCDEAQCGNRTRQMSVYGTRCLGPKGLARDCLGRMRYEYTEKAIYNQLVYFASLWDVDKARAKADDANNDLSIKDRENIRALAEHNRKRFGTVKSVVDKYLDKCGRQWVAMDTLFAKLGFNQLLVAGAS; via the exons ATGCCCAAGGTCAATTACAGGGCCAAGCTCGCAGAGCTTGCCGCTCTGCGACAGTCCGGCAAGAAGGCCTTTGATTCGTACCAAGTCGAGGACACCGACGCCCTTTACGATGAAGTGGATGAAGCCGGCTACAAGAAGATTGTCCGTGACAGGCTGAACGAAGACGACTTTGTAGtggacgacaacggcgagggctatgccgacgatggccgGGAAGAATGGGATCGTGTTCGCCAGTACGACTCGGACAGCGAGACGGATCAGCTGCCTGCTCGTGGAAGGCCGAGCAAAGCCT CCAAAAAGAGCCGCGATGACGACCTGGCCAAGCGGGATGCCAACGATCGAAACATCAGCGAGTACTTCACCAAAGGAGCTGGCAAGCTGCAGCCCAAGCCTAGGGTTGCCAAGACCAAGGCAGACACAGACTTCCTCGCAGGTCTCCTCGACGAAGTCGACGCCAACATACCTCCACCCGAGCCTAGGCAGACAAAACCCGAGAGGTCGGGGGACCGTCGCAAGTCTCGCGCTTTGTCGCCTGTGGCTGAGCCGACCTTGAAAAAGCAGAAACGACTCGACACCCggctgccctcctccccactGCCTCCTAATCTGaacgacgatgatggcttCATGCCAAGCATGGATGATGAGCCCATGAGTACAGACAATGTTCCCATGAGTGACCCTGCGCCATCATCTCCTGCAGCCAAAGTAGCTGAGCGAAAGGCCCAGCTCAAGCAGGAGCCtcaggatgacgacgacgaggacatgatGGAGGTGGCCCATGCCGGCGCTGTCAAGTCTGCAAGCGTTAACATGGCAGGGGCTCGGCCCGTCAAGAAATTGCTCAAGCCTGAGCCGTATCCTTCGCcggcaagctcgtcgccttcgaaggctgccgccgacgttgTGGATTCATCTTCCTGGAACGATCTCACGGAAAAGCTCAACGTTGTTAGCAGCTCGCCCACCGACACTCGGGGAATCGGCAAAATTGACCACAACGATGCGATTGAAGCAGACGGAAGCCTCAATTTCTTTTGGACAGACTATACCGAGATCAACGGGAGCCTGTGCCTATTCGGCAAAGTCCTGAACAAGAAGACCAGATCCTATGTCAGCTGCTTTGTCAAAGTCGACAACATCCTGCGGAAGCTTTACTTCCTGCCCCGCCAATCTCGCCTGAAAAATGGGCAAGACACTGGCGAAGAGGTCGGCATGATGGACGTATACGAGGAGGTCGATGCCCTCATGACCAAGATGAGGGTTGACATGTACAAGATCAAGCAATGCACTCGCAAGTACGCTTTTGAAATGCCTGGCATCCCCAAAGAGGCTCAGTACATGAAGCTTCTCTATGGGTACACAA AGCCCGAGATCCAATCGAACCAGTCTGGCGAGACCTTTTCACACGTATTTGGCACCAACACGGCCCTATTTGAGCAATTTGTTCTCTGGAAAAATATCATGGGACCTTGCTGGCTCAAAATTCAAGATGCCGACTTCGGCGCCATCAAGAATGCTTCCCATTGCAAACTTGAGGTTCTCGCGGAGCACCCTAACATGGTTTCTACAATCAGCGACTCTGACAACCTGGACGCTCCACCGCTGACCCTGATGAGCATCGCTCTTCGGACGGCTTTTAATGCAAAGGAGAACAAGCAGGAGATTCTCGCCATCAGTGCACGGATCTACGACAAAGTTCTCCTTAGCGACACCACGCCCGCGGAAAAGATGCCGTGTCGTACTTTTACGGCTATCAGGCCGCACGGCCAGGGTTTTCCACTCGGTTTCGAGCAACTTGCTCTGAAAAGGAACAGGGGCCTTATCAAATTGCAGAAGACGGAGTCCGATATTCTGAGCTTTTTCCTCGCTCAGGTTGACGTTGCCGACCCCGACGTGATTCTTGGTCACCAACTGGAGGGCGTTGACTACAGCGTCCTCCTGAATCGCCTTCATGAGAGGAAAATCAACCAGTGGTCGAGACTTGGGCGATTTAGAAGGACGCAGTGGCCAGCTTCCATCACGAAGGTCGGCGGTAATGTTTTTGCAGAACGTCAAATCATGGCCGGTCGGTTGCTTTGCGATCTCGCCAACGATGCTGGCAGATCGGCCATGTACAAATGCCAGACGTGGAGCTTGACAGAAATGTGCAGTCTCTACCTACCTGGAGACAACAGGCGACGAGACATCGACAACGAAGTCGCTCTCAGGACATGGGCCAAGGAGAAACAAGGCCTGATGGACTACGTTACCCACATGGAAGCAGACACTCATTATATAGCTGCCTTGGCCCTCGGTGTCCAGCTTCTGCCCCTCACTAAGGTCCTTACCAACCTGGCAGGCAATTCTTGGGCCCGTACCTTGACAGGCACCAGAGCTGAGCGAAATGAGTTCATTCTGCTTCACGAATTTCACCGAAACAAATACATTTGTCCGGACAAGCAGACATTTCGCGGCCGACAAAAGGTTGAGGAAGAGAAtcgcgacgaagacggcggagagggcaagaagaaggacaagtACAAGGGTGGCCTCGTCTTTGAACCCGAAAAGGGCCTGTACGACAAGTTTGTGCTCGTCATGGACTTCAACTCGCTTTACCCATCTATCATCCAGGAGTTCAACATTTGCTTTACTACAGTGGACCGCACTGCATCG gttggtgacgacgatgctgttCCCGAAGTGCCCGTGAACCAGGAACAGGGCATTCTACCTAGGCTGATTGCAACTTTagttggtcgtcgtcgccaagtCAAGTCACTCATGAAGGACAAAGGCGCCACGCCCGAACAGCTCGCGACTTGGGATATTAAGCAACTGGCCTTGAAGCTCACCGCCAACTCCATGTACGGTTGCTTGGGCTACACCAAGTCTCGATTTTATGCGCGGCCTTTGGCAGTCCTCACAACCTATAAGGGCCGTGAGATTCTTCGCAGCACCAAGGAACTTGCCGAAAGCAAGTCCCTTCAAGTTATTTACGGTGACACCGACTCGGTAATGAtcaacgccaacgtcgacAGCATTGCCGACGCGTTCAAGGTCGGCAACGAGTTCAAGAAAGCAGTCAACGACCAGTATAGACTCCTAGAGATCGACATCGACAACGTCTTTCGGCGCATCCTACTTCAAGCGAAGAAGAAGTATGCTGCCATCAATCTGGTTGAGAAAGACGGCAAGTACATTGAAAAGATGGAGGTCAAAGGACTGGATATGCGGCGTCGCGAATACTGCGCTCTATCCAAGGAGATCTCAAAACACCTCCTGGACGAGATACTTTCTggggacgaggccgaggtggctGTGGCGCGCATCCATGACTACCTGCGTGACATCGCCAGCAAGATGCGTGAGCAGGTCATTCCGACGCCGAAGTACATCATATATACGCAGCTTGGCAAGGCTCCCGGCGATTATCCCAACGCCGATTCAATGCCGCAGGTGCAAGTCGCTCTCCGCGATATCGCTCGTGGCAAGACGGTCCGCaagggcgacgtcgtctcgTACATCATCACGGGCGACCCTCAGAGCTCTGAACCGGCTCCAAAGCGGGCATATTCACCAGCTGACCTCAAGTCCGACTCAACGTTACAGCCCGATGTAGAGTGGTATCTGGGAAAGCAGATATTCCCTCCCGTCGAACGTCTATGCGCCAACATTGTTGGCACGTCCACATCCCAACTCGCCGAGCAGCTTGGTCTAGACATCCGCCGATACAGCTCGAACCAGACACACAATGGCGGTACCAGCAACGACATGGAGATCCATCCCCTTGAGTCCCAGATCCCGGACGAGGTGCGATTTAGTGACTGCTCGAGACTAGCTTTGCGGTGCCGCAAGTGCAAGACGAGCTCAACCTTCGAGGGTCTCGTCACGTCCCCCGATCGCGTGTCCGCTTCCGGCCTCGTCTGCGCGGCCTGTGGCTCTGTCATTCCTCCGTTGTCCATTGTGGCGCAGGTTGAGCATGCGATCCGCACCCAAACCTCTCGCTACTATGAGGGCTGGCTCGTCTGTGACGAGGCCCAGTGCGGCAACCGTACCCGTCAAATGAGCGTATACGGCACCCGCTGCCTCGGTCCCAAGGGCCTCGCCCGGGATTGCCTTGGACGCATGCGATATGAGTACACCGAGAAGGCCATTTACAACCAACTCGTCTACTTTGCCAGCCTTTGGGATGTTGACAAAGCTCGTGCcaaggccgacgatgccaacAACGACCTGTCTATAAAGGATCGCGAGAACATCCGAGCGCTAGCCGAGCACAACCGAAAGCGTTTTGGAACAGTCAAGAGCGTGGTGGACAAGTACCTGGACAAGTGTGGGCGACAGTGGGTGGCCATGGACACGCTCTTTGCGAAGCTGGGCTTCAATCAGTTGCTAGTTGCGGGCGCCTCATGA
- a CDS encoding uncharacterized protein (EggNog:ENOG503P2XA), with amino-acid sequence MAPTAPDFQKFITDARERKKNEALADRIFSRDRRQSAPSKLRASATSGVGGSLASRVGVVKKRVGDATSRRSSMPSAGDVNGEWTHDLHDSLNTRPGSLASRITRPGAAPNKKTIPAQQRKSKLSSALDRADVDQLNIVNNGSAATASTSRSRAGGLGMSIRGLAGPFAVMGQNFAPGTSAADIESAMTPIGGDMVSCSIVKTHPFVLAEMVFSSREGGERVIDTFNDKTADGRILKVYAKPGGYSSPATTSSPPANAPNGPRATRATTRDQVVDGRLGFGDDLMDTDMASSSSKASTRQPLYSDRLIAGNRRSRGRGGR; translated from the exons ATGGCGCCCACCGCGCCCGATTTCCAAAAGTTCATCACCGACG CCCGCGAGCGCAAGAAGaacgaggcgctcgccgaTCGGATCTTCTCCCGGGATCGCCGGCAGAGCGCGCCCTCCAAGCTCAGAGCAAGCGCTACGTCGGGCGTTGGCGGCTCCCTTGCCAGCCGTGTTGGCGTCGTCAAGAAG CGCGTCGGAGATGCGACCTCGCGCAGGTCGAGCatgccctcggcgggcgacgtgaaCGGCGAGTGGACGCACGATCTGCACGACTCGCTCAATACCCGACCCGGGTCACTGGCATCCCGCATCACgaggcccggcgccgcccctaACAAGAAGACGATTCCCGCTCAGCAGCGAAAGTCGAAGCTCTCTTCAGCACTGGACCGAGCCGATGTGGACCAACTTAACATCGTCAACAATGGAAGCGCCGCCACAGCATCGACGTCGCGGAGCAGGGCGGGTGGTTTGGGCATGTCGATCCGCGGACTGGCTGGCCCCTTCGCCGTCATGGGTCAAAACTTTGCACCCGGCACGTCAGCAGCGGACATTGAGAGCGCCATGACtcccatcggcggcgacatggtgAGCTGCAGCATCGTGAAAACGCATCCGTTTGTCCTAGCCGAAATGGTTTTTTCCTCGCGCGAGGGTGGCGAGCGCGTCATCGACACCTTCAACGACAAAACG GCCGATGGTAGGATTCTCAAAGTCTACGCAAAGCCGGGCGGCTATTCGTCTCCCGCCACTACAAGCTCGCCACCCGCGAATGCCCCCAACGGACCTCGCGCCACGAGAGCCACAACGCGCGACCAGGTCGTTGACGGGCGCTTGGGGTTCGGGGATGATCTCATGGACACGGACAtggcatcatcgtcctccaAAGCTTCCACGCGGCAACCCTTGTACAGTGACAGGTTGATCGCTGGGAACCGCCGGAGtcggggacgcggcggcagatAA
- a CDS encoding uncharacterized protein (COG:S~EggNog:ENOG503NW03): MPGSFLGCVACLRRTLQTASLETPAALRPAQLPLRPGSRIRPYGTSSSLAAAAAAVPAHPVDSPQSLRTDTEDATVVQKKERARLQRAVNKHLAHMEDPWKIAQHVEQTLAKDRFDEALLLTQQASKDRQVVVAWNHLISYLLEKQQLKKAVKLYNDMKKRAQLPNVQTFTILFRGCARSQHPKLAVAEAVKHYNLLMTDKRLQPNSIHLNAVLNVCARAGDLDSMFLIADTVNDSTRAPTAYTYTTILNALRHHALGEIKDLPKEQQAANIQRAVDRSKALWTEVVDKWRQGRLAIDEELVCALGRVLLMSPNREVKREVLDLLQQTMNIPDLTKALAAADEKIQDPEMRDIAVSSASKRPSASKAVYTVPGRNTLALVLTTLASSKLTTAGIKYWNLMVRHYGIVPDRDNWLRMFGMLKVAKASAHAAAILAIIPDEYLDPKPYRIAMETCIRDNINPNAMQNATSVLASMLGRLQPAPDIHTLRLYLRVALVSHFHLRAQAQNGDDAAAKRQYGTQITTALARLWEPYKQVHYYYFKAQPRAAADAATAAATSATEKKQDTFYNDKREVIALARLMFSAFNKVINENMLPEKDLRDLRPVGAKINREIQAFYSTGEQFEPKLASSKKNQQSVEDDEADDNAKYGFRPGGDFIWDTTKPPQSLRKASSRG, translated from the exons ATGCCGGGCAGCTTCTTGGGCTGCGTCGCGTGTCTGCGCAGAACACTCCAAACAGCCTCTCTAGAGACACCGGCGGCCTTGCGACCAGCCCAGCTTCCGCTGCGCCCTGGCAGCCGGATTCGACCATACGGCACGTCCTCATcgcttgctgccgctgccgctgccgtgcccgcccacccTGTCGACTCTCCGCAAAGTTTGCGCACAGATACTGAAGATGCGACGGTTGTGCAGAAGAAGGAGCGCGCGCGGCTGCAGCGTGCTGTCAATAAGCATCTTGCGCACATGGAGGACCCCTGGAAAATAGCCCAGCATGTCGAGCAGACGCTGGCTAAAGACCGCTTCGACGAAGCGCTGCTCCTGACACAGCAGGCCAGCAAGGACCGACAGGTCGTCGTTGCTTGGAACCACCTGATATCGTATCTCTtggagaagcagcagctcaaaAAGGCCGTGAAGCTCTACAACGAC ATGAAGAAGCGCGCGCAGCTCCCCAACGTCCAGACCTTTACGATTCTGTTCCGTGGCTGTGCCAGGTCCCAGCATCCtaagctggccgtcgccgaggcggtcaaGCACTATAACCTGCTCATGACGGACAAGCGTCTGCAGCCCAACTCGATACACCTCAACGCCGTGCTCAACGtttgcgcccgcgccggcgacctcgactCCATGTTCCTCATCGCCGACACCGTCAACGACTCAACACGTGCCCCAACCGCCTATACCTACACCACCATCCTCAACGCTCTGCGCCACCATGCGCTCGGCGAGATCAAGGATCTGcccaaggagcagcaggctgccAACATTCAGCGCGCCGTTGACCGCTCCAAGGCCCTCTGGACTGAGGTTGTTGACAAGTGGAGGCAGGGCCGGCTCGCCATTGATGAGGAGCTCGTCTGCGCCCTGGGCCGTGTCCTCCTCATGTCTCCGAATCGTGAGGTCAAGCGAGAGGTGCTTgacctgctgcagcagaCCATGAACATCCCCGACCTCACGAAGGcgctcgccgcagccgatgAGAAAATTCAGGACCCGGAAATGCGCGACATCGCCGTTTCAAGCGCCTCCAAGCGCCCCTCAGCCTCCAAGGCCGTCTACACCGTGCCTGGGCGCAACACTCTCGCCCTTGTCCTCACCACGCTGGCCTCCTCCAAACTCACCACGGCCGGCATCAAGTATTGGAACCTCATGGTCCGCCACTATGGCATCGTTCCAGACAGGGACAACTGGTTGCGCATGTTCGGCATGCTcaaggtggccaaggccagcgcgcacgccgccgccatcctcgccatcataCCCGACGAGTACCTGGATCCCAAGCCCTATCGTATCGCCATGGAGACATGCATCCGCGACAACATCAACCCCAATGCCATGCAGAACGCCACTTCCGTTCTAGCCTCCATGTTGGGACGcctccagccagcccctGACATCCACACCTTGCGCCTCTACCTgcgcgtcgccctcgtcagccATTTCCACCTTCGCGCCCAAGCCCAGaacggtgacgatgccgctgccaaaCGCCAATACGGCACGCAGatcaccaccgccctcgcgcgcctttGGGAGCCTTACAAGCAGGTCCACTATTATTACTTCAAGGCTCAgccccgtgctgctgccgacgctgctaccgccgccgccacatcTGCCACCGAGAAGAAACAAGACACTTTCTACAATGACAAGCGAGAggtcatcgccctcgcccgactTATGTTCAGTGCTTTTAACAAGGTCATCAACGAGAACATGCTTCCAGAAAAGGATCTGCGCGACCTGCGACCCGTCGGAGCTAAGATCAACCGCGAGATTCAGGCGTTCTACTCCACTGGTGAGCAGTTCGAACCAAAGCTCGCCTCTTCGAAGAAGAACCAGCAATCTgttgaggacgatgaggcAGACGATAATGCCAAGTACGGCTTCCGGCCAGGCGGTGATTTTATTTGGGATACCACCAAACCCCCTCAATCGCTGCGCAAAGCTAGTTCTCGCGGTTGA